In the genome of Deltaproteobacteria bacterium, the window GTTTCTCGTCGGTGAGCAAGTAGACAAGGCCGCCTTCCACAAGGAGAATCAAAAAATCACGGTGCAGGGTGTGCTGCCGGCCGTTGCCGAGCCTCTGGTCCTCGGCATCACTCAGGCCTCGCTGACCACTGAGTCCTTCATTTCGGCGGCATCCTTTCAGGAAACCACCAAGGTCCTGACCGAGGCTTCGCTGATGGGAAAGATGGACTACATGAATGGGCTGAAGGAAAATGTCATCGTCGGACGGCTCATTCCGGCCGGATCAGGATACCGGAATTATATCGAGAGCGAGATTGAGGTTCCGGAGCAGCCGGAGAGCCCGGATAAATTTTTGGAGGAGCTCGATCGTAACCCGTTACTGATCGACGTCTGAGCTCGGAAGAATCGGGAACGAATCAAGTTGTTTTTTTCTTGACATCGGAAACGGGTGCAAATACTTTCACCCGTTTCCAACAGGTGAATTGCGAACGGAGGAACGCATGCCTACCATCAATCAACTTATCCGCAAGCAGCGGGTGAAATCCGTCAAGCGGAAGAAGAACGCAGCTCTTCAGCAGTGTCCCCAGCGGAGGGGGGTGTGCGTGCGTGTGTACACGACCACGCCCAAGAAGCCGAATTCGGCTTTGCGCAAGGTGGCCAGGGTTCGGCTCACGAACGGGATCGAGGTCACCTCGTATATCCCCGGAGAGGGACACAACCTTCAGGAGCACTCCGTGGTCATGATTCGGGGCGGTCGTGTCAAAGACTTGCCTGGCGTCAGGTATCACGTAATTCGTGGGACCCTGGATGCCTCCGGAGTTCAGGACAGGCGCCAGGGCCGTTCCAAATACGGTAGCAAACGTCCGAAATAGTTAGAGAGGATAGCGCAGATGCCACGTAAAGGACCAGCTCCGCGTCGAGAGATTCTGCCGGATCCCAAGTATGGTAGCCGGCTGGTCGCCAAGTTCATCAACCAGATGATGATTGACGGCAAAAAGAGTGTCGCCGAGTCGAATTTTTATCGGGCCGTTGAAGAGCTCGGGGCCAAGGCCGAGCAAGAGCCAATCAAGGCCTTCGAGACGGTCATCGAAAATGTCAAGCCGATAATGGAAGTGAAGTCCCGTCGTGTAGGCGGGGCCACATATCAGGTGCCCATGGACATCCGCCCTGAGCGTCAGGAATCGTTGGCTATCCGCTGGTTGGTGGCCTACGCCAGGGGTCGCGGAGAGAAAGGCATCGCCCGACGATTGGCCGGGGAGTTCATCGACGCCTTCAACAACAGGGGCGGAGCCGTCAAGAAGCGTGAGGACACGCACCGCATGGCCGAGGCCAACAAGGCCTTTGCCCACTACCGCTGGTAGTCCACAGGAGAGATGACTTGGGCAGACTAGTACCCATCGAACGTCAGAGAAATATCGGAATCATGGCCCATATTGATGCGGGCAAGACCACGACCACCGAGCGTATTCTCTATTATACTGGCGTATCGCACAGAATCGGAGAGGTCCATGACGGCATGGCCACCATGGACTGGATGGAGCAGGAGCAGGAGCGAGGAATCACCATCACCTCGGCCGCGACCACCTGTTTCTGGCGTGACCATCGGGTAAATATTATTGATACACCAGGCCATGTTGATTTCACCGTTGAAGTGGAGCGCTCTCTTCGCGTTCTCGACGGAGCGGTGGCGGTATTTTGTGCTGTTGGCGGTGTCGAACCCCAATCGGAAACAGTATGGCGTCAGGCTGATCGCTATAAGGTTCCAAGATTGGCATTCGTCAACAAGATGGACCGCTCCGGGGCCGACTTTTTCCGGGTGGTGGAGATGTTACGGACGAGGCTGAAGGCCAAGCCTGTTCCTCTTCAGATTCCCATCGGGTCCGAGGAAAATTTTCGTGGAGTGATTGATCTTGTCGAAGGCAAGGCCATGCTCTACGACGAGGAGTCTCTGGGCGAAAAGTTCGATACCGTCG includes:
- a CDS encoding 30S ribosomal protein S7 — protein: MPRKGPAPRREILPDPKYGSRLVAKFINQMMIDGKKSVAESNFYRAVEELGAKAEQEPIKAFETVIENVKPIMEVKSRRVGGATYQVPMDIRPERQESLAIRWLVAYARGRGEKGIARRLAGEFIDAFNNRGGAVKKREDTHRMAEANKAFAHYRW
- a CDS encoding 30S ribosomal protein S12 yields the protein MPTINQLIRKQRVKSVKRKKNAALQQCPQRRGVCVRVYTTTPKKPNSALRKVARVRLTNGIEVTSYIPGEGHNLQEHSVVMIRGGRVKDLPGVRYHVIRGTLDASGVQDRRQGRSKYGSKRPK